The genomic window CCTCTATATACATTCCTCTATAATCCCGTGACCCTCTAATAAAATTCATCTAAAATAACCGTGACCCTCCTATAACCAGTGACCCCTCTATTAcattcctctatatataccgTGCCCCTCTATATACATTCCTCTATTTTACCGTGACCCTCTAAAATTACATTCCTCCCTTATATATACCGTGAcccttatatattttattaggACCCATAATAATTCCTATATATCCCGTGGCACACCTATATACATTCCTCTATATAACCGGACCCACTCTTTTAAAAACCCCTGACCCCTCTAATAATTCCTTAATATACCCCGTAAACCCCTATACGGACATCCTTCTTATATACCGTGACCCCTAATACATCCCTCTAAAATACGTACCCTCTATATACATTCCTTATATATCCGGGACCACCCTATAATTACCTCAATAACCGTGACCCCCGATAAGGAACCCCTATAAGCCCTCCATAAATACAGGCCCGTAAACCCCAAAACCGTGGAACCCCTGATAGACCCCTCATATAACACCCAATATCCCCGTTAAGGACTACCGAGAAAACCCGAGACCCCCCCATGACCCCGAAGACGCGGGACGCCGCGAGAGACCCGCAAAACCCCCCGGCGAGAACCCGAGAGACACCGCGAAACCCCGAGGAGACCCGGGGAAGACGCAGGACCGGAGACCCCCGGCGAAGCCCGCGAGCGACCCGGCGAGACCCGCGAAGGGACCCCGCGAGAGACCCCGCAGAGACCCCCGCGAAGGACCCCGCGAGAGACCCCCGCGAGAGACCCCGCGAGAGACCCCGCGAGAGACCCCGGGGGAGACCCCGCGAGAGACCCCGCGAGAGACCCCGCGAGACCCGCGAGAGCCCCCCGGCGAGAGACCCCGCGAGAGACCCGGCGAGAGACCCCGCGAAAACCCCCCGCGAGAGACCCCGCGAGAGACCCCCGCGAGAGACCCCCGGCGAGAGCCCCGGGGGGAGACCCCGCGAGAGACCCCGCGAGGAGACCCCCGCGAGAGACCCGCGAGGACCCCCGCGAGAACCCGCGAGAGACCCCGCGAGAGACCCCGCGAGAGGACCCCGCGGAACCCCCGCGAGAGCCCCCGCGAGGAGACCCGCGAGAAGACCCCGCGAAGACCCGCGAGAGACCCCGCGAGAGACCCCGAGAGAACCCCCGGGGGAGGAGGGACCCCGCGAGAGACCCCCGCGAGAGACCCCACGCGAGAGACCCCCGAGAAAACCGGCCGCGAGAGACCCGCGAGAGACCCCCGGAGAGACCCCGCGAGAGACACCCGGAGAGACCCCCGCGAGAGGAACCCCGGCGAGAGACCCCGGCGAGGAACGCGAAGACCCGTGAAGAACCCCGCGAGGACCCCGCGAGAGAGACCCCGCGAGAAACCCCGAAGACCCCCGCGAGAGACCCCAATCGCGATAAACCCCCGAAGAGACCCGGAGAGACCGCGCGAAGACCCCCGCGGAGAGACCCCGGAGGGGGACCCCGCAAAGACCCCGCGAGAGACCCGCGAGACCCCCGCGAGAGACCCCGAGCGGGAAAACCGCCGGCAGAGCCCCCGCGAGGAACACCCGCGAGAGACCGCCGCGAGAGACCGGCGAGAGCCCCCCCGGAGAAGACCCCCGCGAGAGACCCCGCGAGAGGGAGAGACCCCCGCGGAGAACCCTCGAGAGACCGGCAAGACCCCGCGAGAGACCCCCGCGAGAGACCCCGAGAGAACCCGCGAGAGACCCGCTATACCCCCCCGCAGAGACCCCCGGAGGAAGACCCCGCGAGAGACCGCCGCGAGAGACCCCGCGAGAGACCCCCGCCGAGGAGACCCGCGAGAGACCCGCGAGAGACCGCGAGAGACCGCCGCGAGAGACCCCCGGCGAGAGACCCCCGCGGAGACCGCAGAGACCGCCGCAGAGACC from Pecten maximus chromosome 1, xPecMax1.1, whole genome shotgun sequence includes these protein-coding regions:
- the LOC117321562 gene encoding serine/arginine repetitive matrix protein 1-like — its product is MSTPHITPNIPVKDYRENPRPPHDPEDAGRRERPAKPPGENPRDTAKPRGDPGKTQDRRPPAKPASDPARPAKGPRERPRRDPREGPRERPPRETPRETPRETPGETPRETPRETPRDPREPPGERPRERPGERPRENPPRETPRETPARDPRREPRGETPRETPRGDPRERPARTPARTRERPRERPRERTPRNPRESPREETREKTPRRPARDPARDPERTPGGGGTPRETPARDPTRETPEKTGRERPARDPRRDPARDTRRDPRERNPGERPRRGTRRPVKNPARTPRERPREKPRRPPRETPIAINPRRDPERPREDPRGETPEGDPAKTPRETRETPARDPERENRRQSPREEHPRETAARDRREPPRRRPPRETPREGETPAENPRETGKTPRETPARDPERTRERPAIPPRRDPRRKTPRETAARDPARDPRRGDPRETRERPRETAARDPRRETPAETAETAAETPLRPPREPPRGETPEDPARDPPESPPREPDKRREEPPERPREENPAIYPLENRGKTPENPPRETRRDPVEPLSKTPQTPRDPRETPKPREKTPQKPRRPL